One Bufo gargarizans isolate SCDJY-AF-19 chromosome 4, ASM1485885v1, whole genome shotgun sequence DNA window includes the following coding sequences:
- the LOC122934335 gene encoding gastrula zinc finger protein XlCGF57.1-like, whose protein sequence is MDRDRNRMAESIINLTLEILFQVTGEEYTVVKKTSSEHCQAPVFEGWGRTWGTKSGRTPRLMIHGKLNKEEILELTNKIFALLTGEVPIRCQDVAVYFSMEEREYLEEHKDMYKDVMMEDHQPLTSSVRSSKRTRPDRYPSPFLPQYGSEEHHNDQLLNPGKYLNNIKAEDTYVRDDEQITEDILADNHPDNCTRSSEEHLISSDFKTDVCFVTEDKLEERAIVSDVFSAFHSKDLSSDPLGELRYPDSLQTVKLNKSHRRSVQRQRTHTGEKAFSCSECGKCFNRKSILVMHQRIHTGEKPFSCPECEKLFICKSDLVKHQRIHTGEKPFSCSQCGKSFSRKSHVVMHERTHTGEKPFSCSECGKCFKTKSHVVMHKEVHKEEKPFSCSECGKYFKRKSHFVRHQKFHKGEKPFSCSECGKCFNQKSDLIIHQRIHTGEKPFLCSECGKSFTQKADLGRHQIIHTGVRAFSCSECEKSFSYKSDLVKHQRIHTGEKPFSCSVCEKTFSRKSHLVMHKIIHIGEKPFSCLECGRCFKRKSYLVKHEKFHKREKPFLCSECGKCFNQKSELVKHQKIHTGEKPFSCSECQKRFQYKSYLVRHERIHTGKLNCLIQDVSSNCTENVPLLLD, encoded by the exons ATGGATAGGGACAGGAACAGGATGgcagagagtataataaatctcaccctagagatcctcttccaggttactggagag gaatacacagtagtgaagaagacctctagtgagcatTGTCAGGCCCCTGTGtttgaaggatggggaagaacctgGGGCACAAAATCTGGGCGAACACCTCGCCTCATGATACATGGGAAGCTCAACAAAGAGGAGATCCTGGAACTCACCAATAAGATATTtgcgctgctgactggagag gttcctataaggtgtcaggatgtcgctgtctatttctccatggaggagagggagtatttagaagaacacaaaGATATGTACAAGGatgtcatgatggaggatcaccaaCCCCTCACATCATCAG TTAGATCCAGTAAGAGAACAAGACCAGACAGATATCCTAGCCCTTTTCTTCCACAGTATGGTTCTGAAGAACATCAcaatgatcag CTTTTGAATCCAGGCAAATATCTGAACAATATTAAGGCTGAAGATACATATGTGAGGGATGATGAGCAGATCACAGAAGACATTCTTGCAGATAACCacccag ATAACTGTACCAGGAGCTCAGAGGAACATCTTATATCTTCAGATTTTAAAACAGATGTTTGTTTTGTCACAGAAGATAAACTGGAAGAGCGTGCCATTGTCTCAGATGTATTCTCAGCATTTCACAGCAAAGATCTATCATCTGATCCTTTGGGTGAATTAAGATATCCTGATTCATTACAGACTGTTAAGCTAAATAAAAGTCACAGAAGAAGTGTTCAGCGtcaaagaactcacacaggggagaaggctttttcatgctcagaatgtggtaaatgttttaacCGCAAATCAATTCTTGTTatgcatcagagaattcacacaggggagaagccattttcatgcccaGAATGTGAAAAACTTTTTATCtgtaaatcagatcttgttaaacatcagagaattcacacaggggagaagccattttcatgttcacaatgtgggaaaagttttagTCGTAAATCACATGTTGTTATGcatgagagaactcacacaggggagaagccattttcatgctcagaatgtggtaaatgttttaaaaCTAAGTCACATGTTGTTATGCATAAGGAAGTTCATAAagaggagaagccattttcatgctcagaatgtggaaaatattTTAAACGTAAATCACATTTTGTTAGGCATCAGAAATTTCAcaaaggggagaagccattttcatgttcagaatgtgggaaatgttttaaccagaaatcagaTCTCATCATTCATCAACGAATCcacacaggtgagaagccattcttatgttctgaatgtggaaaatctttcaCACAGAAAGCAGATCTTGGTAGACATCAGATAATTCACACAGGGGTGAgggcattttcatgttcagaatgtgaaaagAGTTTTAGCTATAAATcggatcttgttaaacatcagagaattcacacaggggagaaaccattttcatgttcagtcTGTGAGAAAACTTTTAGccgtaaatcacatcttgttatgcATAAGATAATTCAcataggggagaagccattttcatgcttagaatgtgggagatgttttaaACGAAAATCATATCTCGTTAAGCATGAGAAATTTCACAAacgggagaagccatttttatgctcagaatgtgggaaatgttttaaccagaaatcgGAGCTTGTTAAACATCAAAAaatccacacaggggagaagccgttttcatgttcagaatgtcaaAAACGTTTTCAAtataaatcatatcttgttagacatgagagaattcacacaggaaaaCTCAATTGTCTTATTCAGGATGTCAGCTCTAATTGCACTGAGAATGTCCCTTTACTACTTGATTGA